GCCGTGGCGCGGCGCATCGACAACCTGGAGAGCGCGGTCGGCAGCCGCCTGTTCACCCGCAGCACCCATGCCGTGCGTGCCACCCCCGCCGGCAAGGCATTCGCCGAACGCGCCCGGCGCATCATCGAGGAACTGCGCCTGGCCCGCGCCGAAGCAGTGTCGCTGAGCAATGCACCGGAAGGCCTGATCCGCATCGACGCCCCTGCCGCCTTCGGCCGCCGCCACCTGGCCCCAGCCATTGCCGACTTTCTAGTGGCCTACCCGGGCCTGGACGTGCAACTGCGGCTGATCGACAGCTTCGTCGACTTGCACGGCAGCCACTTGGGCGAGGTCGACCTGGTACTGCGCGCCGGCCCCCTGGCCGACACCCGCCTGGTGGCCACGTCACTGGCGTACATGGTGCGTATCGCTTGCGCCAGCCCCGCCTACCTGGCCAGCCGCGGCATACCCGATTGCCCCAGCCAACTGCCCGAGCACGACGGCCTGGACTGGGACGGCTTGGCGCCGCCCTTCGCCTGGCGCTTCACGGTCGAGGGCCAGGCGCGCCAGTTCCGACCTTCACGCATGCGCATGACCGCCAACAATGCCGAAACCCTGCTGTTCGGCGCCCTCGCCGGCCTGGGTATCGCCCATCTGCCGACCTGGCTGATCAGCGATTACCTGCTGCGTGGCGAGCTGGTGCCGCTGTTCTGCCACAGCGGCCTGCCCGCTGCCGAATCCAGCGGTATTTATGCGCTCCGTCTGGAACATGAAACGAACTCTCGCAGCCGATTGCTGCTCGAATTCCTCAAGAGCCGCTTCAGCCCGATTCCACCCTGGGACCTGGCCCTGCGCAGCGAATTGCGCTGGCAATGAGCGCACTAACCATCAGCGTGCTAGATTTCTCTATCGATGACATTCAAGGACCTGCATGAACGCCGACACCCAAGCCTCTTGTGACGAGCTGCTGCTGGACAATCAGGTCTGTTTCGCCCTGCACTCCACCTCGTTGCTGATGACCAAGGTCTACAAACCCCTGCTTCAGGCACTGGGCCTGACCTATCCGCAGTACCTGGCCATGCTCGTGCTGTGGGAGCAGGACGGCCTCACGGT
The Pseudomonas sp. KU43P genome window above contains:
- a CDS encoding LysR family transcriptional regulator, with the translated sequence MSPDTLTDQLSLFLDVLEAGSFSAAARRHPLTPSAVARRIDNLESAVGSRLFTRSTHAVRATPAGKAFAERARRIIEELRLARAEAVSLSNAPEGLIRIDAPAAFGRRHLAPAIADFLVAYPGLDVQLRLIDSFVDLHGSHLGEVDLVLRAGPLADTRLVATSLAYMVRIACASPAYLASRGIPDCPSQLPEHDGLDWDGLAPPFAWRFTVEGQARQFRPSRMRMTANNAETLLFGALAGLGIAHLPTWLISDYLLRGELVPLFCHSGLPAAESSGIYALRLEHETNSRSRLLLEFLKSRFSPIPPWDLALRSELRWQ